The Mercurialis annua linkage group LG8, ddMerAnnu1.2, whole genome shotgun sequence genome window below encodes:
- the LOC126662140 gene encoding uncharacterized protein LOC126662140: MVDGKMCHPSDFPAWKHLSELYTEFAEEVRNIRLGLCTDGFQPFGAFGQNYSSWPTFDVHRRQNFQMKAALMWTINDFPAYSMLSGWSTSGRLACRHCMENTEAFTLKGSRKQSWFDCDKKFLPRGHMYRRNTTDFRKGKSLNKEFGQPKTGEELLAEVDRLGFMKAYEIGAEINNAAKSTDYGDVCDMDGKKALLEWIKLIKFPDGYASNLSRCVDTIGLKMHGMKSHDCHIFMQRLLPIAFRELLPKEVWEPLTELSIFFRELTSTSLTEKDLDRMRLEIPKILCKLERIFPPSFFDSMEHLPVHLPYAATMAGPFQYRWMYPFEDILRKLKKKVGNKGRVEGSISSGYLNEETAIFAAYFFSEGDPMMPERLQRNEVCDIEVDDDVDQTICFQAAWGIRFSRASCVEETPKSAPYKLKQSSRVTLPTGSNNILAKGHLRSVRTFKGYRVNGYKFQTQAFGEEQLTMNSGVCVKGTQYVDSENEFYGILTDIIELEYPALPMKTTVLFKCEWFDPVHNSGTISNKKYNMVDINNRKRYNKYEPFILAEQADQFHYLPYPNKRRDKLNWWAVCRIKARSELDMPKGIISAFQDEIEENPLVVATDENTTCLADQNGEADEDALFVPPEEETELDEFIASSSDEDESEEL; the protein is encoded by the exons ATGGTTGATGGAAAGATGTGTCACCCGTCAGACTTCCCGGCATGGAAACATTTAAGTGAATTGTATACAGAGTTTGCAGAAGAAGTTCGAAATATCAGACTAGGCCTGTgtactgatgggtttcaaccattCGGGGCCTTCGGGCAGAATTATTCATCATGGCCA ACATTCGACGTTCACAGGCGACAAAATTTCCAAATGAAAGCGGCACTTATGTGGACGATTAATGATTTCCCCGCTTATTCTATGTTATCTGGCTGGAGCACATCTGGAAGACTGGCTTGCCGACACTGCATGGAAAATACGGAAGCTTTCACGCTTAAAGGGAGTAGAAAACAGTCGTGGTTTGATTGCGACAAAAAGTTCTTGCCTCGTGGTCACATGTACCGTCGTAATACTACTGATTTCCGAAAAGGAAAAAGCTTAAATAAAGAATTCGGACAGCCAAAAACCGGAGAAGAATTGTTGGCAGAGGTGGACCGTTTGGGGTTTATGAAGGCATATGAAATTGGGGCTGAGATAAATAATGCGGCGAAGTCGACAGATTatg GCGATGTATGCGACATGGACGGAAAAAAGGCTTTACTTGAGTGGATTAAGTTGATAAAGTTTCCAGATGGTTACGCGTCCAACTTGTCCAGATGTGTCGATACAATCGGTttgaaaatgcatggaatgaaaagtcacgaCTGCCACATTTTTATGCAAAGACTCCTACCAATCGCGTTCCGTGAGCTATTACCGAAGGAAGTATGGGAGCCCTTAACAGAGCTGAGTATCTTCTTTCGTGAGTTAACCTCCACGTCTCTAACAGAGAAAGATCTTGATCGTATGAGGCTAGAAATTCCAAAGATATTGTGCAAGCTGGAGCGTATTTTTCCGCCGAGCTTTTTTGACTCCATGGAACATCTTCCCGTACATCTACCGTATGCAGCTACGATGGCAGGTCCATTTCAATATCgctggatgtatccatttgaaG ATATTTtgagaaaactgaaaaaaaaagtcGGTAATAAAGGGAGGGTGGAAGGAAGCATCAGTAGCGGATACTTGAATGAAGAAACCGCAATATTTGCAGCTTATTTCTTTTCAGAAGGTGACCCAATGATGCCCGAGCGGCTGCAAAGGAATGAAGTTTGTGACATTGAAGTCGACGACGATGTTGACCAGACTATCTGTTTTCAAGCCGCATGGGGAATCA GGTTTTCGAGGGCGAGTTGCGTAGAGGAAACCCCGAAATCAGCACCTTACAAATTGAAGCAAAGTTCGAGAGTGACTTTGCCTACTGGTTCcaacaatat TCTCGCTAAAGGACATCTTAGATCAGTCAGAACATTTAAGGGGTATCGTGTAAACGGATATAAGTTTCAGACTCAAGCTTTTGGGGAGGAACAACTTACGATGAATAGTGGAGTCTGCGTGAAGGGAACTCAATATGTCGATAGCGAAAATGAATTTTATGGAATTCTGACcgacataattgagttagagtatccgGCGCTTCCAATGAAGACGACTGTCTTATTTAAATGCGAGTGGTTCGACCCAGTTCATAATTCCGGCACaattagtaacaaaaaatataacatgGTGGATATTAATAACAGAAAGAGATACAATAAGTATGAACCATTCATCTTAGCCGAACAGGCCGACCAATTTCATTACCTTCCATATCCGAATAAAAGAAGGGATAAattaaattggtgggcagtttgcagAATAAAGGCGCGATCAGAACTTGACATGCCCAAGGGGATTATCTCGGCCTTTCAAGATGAgatagaagaaaatcctctcgTTGTTGCAACGGACGAAAATACGACATGTTTGGCTGATCAAAATGGAGAAGCTGATGAAGATGCGTTGTTCGTGCCTCCTGAAGAAGAAACAGAATTAGATGAGTTCAtcgcatcctcatcagacgaagatgaaaGCGAAGAACTTTAG